A genomic region of Psychrobacter sp. M13 contains the following coding sequences:
- the dapA gene encoding 4-hydroxy-tetrahydrodipicolinate synthase yields the protein MSTAYDEIKTRLQGSMVALVTPMNPDGTVDYKRLADLIDWQIDQGTHCLVAVGTTGESATLSMQEHSEVIRYFVQHVKGRVPVVAGTGANNTTEAIKLTQDAKDAGADCALLVAPYYNKPPQEGLYQHYKAIAEAVAIPQMLYNVPGRTVVDIAQETVERLADIDNIVSIKDATGSLERGEKLIQAVGDRLVVLSGDDSTALELMRFGSKGNISVTANVAPKAMSESFTAALRGDFAAANAAHDVIKHLHRDLFIESSPIPAKYALHKMGMIDTGIRLPLVWLAEEHHATIDDALVRANIATKSL from the coding sequence ATGAGCACAGCATATGACGAGATAAAAACCCGACTCCAAGGCTCTATGGTAGCTTTGGTGACGCCCATGAATCCTGACGGCACGGTCGATTACAAACGTCTGGCAGATCTCATAGATTGGCAAATCGATCAAGGTACGCATTGCTTAGTAGCAGTGGGCACGACGGGTGAGTCGGCAACGTTGTCCATGCAAGAGCACAGCGAAGTGATTCGTTATTTTGTGCAGCATGTCAAAGGCCGAGTACCTGTGGTAGCAGGGACAGGCGCTAATAATACGACTGAAGCGATCAAGCTCACTCAAGATGCCAAAGATGCAGGAGCCGACTGTGCGCTGCTGGTTGCGCCTTATTATAATAAGCCGCCACAAGAGGGCTTATATCAGCATTATAAAGCTATTGCCGAAGCAGTCGCTATACCACAAATGCTCTATAATGTGCCTGGTCGTACGGTAGTGGATATCGCGCAGGAGACCGTTGAGCGTTTGGCTGATATCGATAATATTGTCTCAATCAAAGATGCTACAGGTTCTTTAGAACGTGGTGAAAAACTGATTCAGGCGGTCGGTGATAGATTGGTAGTATTATCAGGCGACGATAGTACGGCGCTTGAGCTGATGAGATTTGGTAGTAAAGGCAATATCTCAGTGACCGCCAACGTCGCGCCAAAAGCTATGAGCGAGAGCTTTACAGCAGCGCTACGTGGTGATTTTGCTGCTGCAAATGCGGCGCACGATGTGATCAAGCATTTACATCGTGACTTGTTTATCGAGTCAAGCCCGATCCCAGCCAAATATGCGCTGCACAAGATGGGCATGATCGATACTGGTATTCGCCTGCCTCTAGTTTGGCTGGCAGAGGAGCATCACGCTACGATTGATGATGCTTTGGTACGAGCTAATATTGCGACCAAATCACTTTAA
- a CDS encoding Do family serine endopeptidase encodes MTTGIGLATTTVQAAVTTADFSDLVQQVTPGVARVNVTKTVSESELAKAQTAELLRQFFGNRIDIPEQATQPAIEHAYGTGFFVTADGYMLTNHHVIEGADTITVTLNDRTELDATLIGSDERSDVAVLKVVGAQLPALPIGDSNSLKVGEPVLAIGSPFGFDYSASAGIVSAKSRSFSRETSVPFIQTDVALNPGNSGGPLFNQRGEVIGINSRIFSGTGGYMGLSFSIPIDAAMDIYEQLKANGEVSRAYLGIYPQDIDRNLAEVYKLERPQGALLTRVSPDSPAQKAGLKTGDIILEYNDTKIMRASDLLNLINRARPDDGFKVQVQRDGKALLISGKLSDALTDVQAEGSGQRDNEVRLGLRLRNLLPDERAELEDDKEGVLVTAADPTGLGARSGVLAGDIITNLHQTPITKASDFNAAISSLPEKGVVTIGLIRQGIPAIIGLRIE; translated from the coding sequence ATGACTACAGGTATCGGTCTAGCGACGACTACTGTACAAGCGGCTGTGACTACCGCTGACTTCTCAGATTTAGTACAGCAAGTCACACCTGGGGTCGCCCGAGTCAATGTCACTAAGACCGTAAGTGAATCGGAGTTGGCTAAAGCCCAAACTGCTGAGCTACTGCGTCAGTTTTTTGGCAATCGTATAGATATTCCTGAGCAGGCAACCCAGCCTGCTATCGAACACGCTTACGGCACAGGGTTTTTTGTGACGGCGGATGGTTATATGCTGACCAATCACCATGTCATTGAAGGCGCTGACACAATCACAGTGACTCTGAATGATCGCACCGAGCTTGATGCCACCTTGATAGGTAGTGATGAGCGCTCAGATGTGGCGGTGCTAAAAGTCGTTGGCGCCCAACTGCCAGCCCTACCTATTGGCGACTCTAATAGCTTAAAGGTAGGTGAGCCAGTCCTAGCTATCGGCTCGCCGTTTGGCTTTGACTATTCAGCTTCTGCAGGTATCGTCAGTGCCAAATCGCGCAGCTTCTCAAGAGAGACTAGCGTACCCTTTATCCAAACGGATGTCGCGCTAAATCCTGGTAATTCAGGCGGACCGCTATTTAACCAGCGCGGCGAAGTCATCGGCATCAATTCGCGCATTTTTAGTGGTACGGGTGGTTATATGGGTTTGTCGTTTTCCATACCGATTGATGCGGCGATGGATATTTATGAGCAGCTCAAAGCCAATGGCGAAGTATCGCGGGCCTATCTTGGTATTTATCCGCAAGATATCGATCGTAATTTGGCCGAAGTGTATAAGCTAGAACGCCCACAAGGTGCATTATTGACCCGAGTGTCCCCTGATTCACCTGCCCAAAAAGCAGGGCTTAAAACGGGTGATATTATATTAGAATACAACGACACTAAGATTATGCGCGCCTCAGATTTATTGAATTTAATCAATCGCGCGCGCCCCGATGATGGCTTTAAAGTACAAGTACAGCGCGATGGTAAAGCGTTACTTATCAGCGGCAAGCTGAGCGATGCGCTAACAGATGTACAAGCAGAAGGCAGCGGGCAGCGCGATAATGAGGTGCGTTTAGGACTTAGGTTACGCAATTTGCTCCCTGATGAACGAGCGGAGCTTGAAGATGATAAAGAGGGCGTGCTAGTTACTGCCGCTGATCCAACAGGTCTTGGCGCACGTTCGGGAGTTTTGGCAGGTGATATCATCACGAATTTGCACCAAACCCCAATCACCAAAGCCTCTGACTTTAATGCGGCAATCTCCTCATTACCCGAAAAAGGGGTGGTTACTATTGGCTTAATACGCCAAGGTATTCCGGCAATTATTGGCTTGAGGATTGAGTAG
- the mltG gene encoding endolytic transglycosylase MltG: MSKPTSDLPSNKPDEPIKNDNTTTNTSSDDSAASPINVEPVDANTNVSNTTTTSSQDDKPVKVLADSAVEEPAPVTDISLISQQNKPRKYKKDNQSFFMQRGYQILLVLGLIAAFLLVMVYQTLFGRIEQPEQKVTIEAGDTYYGLLPQWQQQIPLFSASIAKFYIKSQVDAPLHAGIYQLPENPTIAEALQVLGQGAKVAMVKVQIIEGKTSKDLYQNLRDNPGITKEILTADADNKSIAEALDLVGILPDSVINSDDPIVSYNLEGWFTPDTYYYGEGATDRQVLTDLYKRQQQALTAAWENRAPDLPYSSPYEALVMASIIEKETSVASERPLVSAVFNNRLNKSMRMQTDPTIIYGMGSRYDGNIRRKDIDEKTGYNTYQIDGLPPTPIALPSAASIEATLHPADSEALYFVATGTGGHKFTNSLADHNRAVQAYLKVMREKKSQIAPTEITE; the protein is encoded by the coding sequence ATGAGCAAGCCGACCTCTGATCTACCGTCCAATAAGCCTGATGAACCTATTAAAAATGACAACACTACAACGAATACTAGTAGCGATGATAGCGCTGCGTCTCCTATAAACGTAGAACCTGTCGATGCGAACACTAACGTTAGTAATACAACGACAACGTCGAGCCAAGACGATAAGCCCGTAAAAGTGCTAGCGGATAGCGCTGTAGAAGAACCAGCACCAGTGACCGATATTTCGCTCATCAGTCAGCAGAATAAGCCACGCAAATACAAAAAAGACAATCAATCGTTCTTTATGCAGCGCGGTTATCAGATACTGCTGGTGCTAGGACTTATTGCTGCTTTTTTATTGGTGATGGTTTATCAGACTCTGTTCGGTCGTATTGAGCAGCCCGAACAAAAAGTGACGATAGAGGCGGGTGATACTTATTATGGTCTATTGCCACAGTGGCAACAGCAGATTCCGCTATTCTCCGCGAGCATTGCCAAGTTCTATATCAAATCCCAAGTCGATGCGCCACTGCATGCCGGCATCTATCAGCTGCCTGAGAATCCAACAATCGCCGAAGCCTTGCAAGTATTAGGACAAGGCGCAAAAGTGGCGATGGTAAAGGTGCAGATTATCGAAGGTAAAACTTCAAAAGACTTATATCAGAACTTGCGGGACAATCCAGGCATAACTAAAGAGATTCTCACCGCAGATGCGGATAATAAGAGCATCGCTGAGGCGCTAGACTTAGTCGGTATCTTGCCTGACTCAGTGATCAATAGCGATGACCCTATCGTCAGCTATAACTTGGAGGGCTGGTTTACCCCTGATACTTACTATTATGGTGAAGGTGCAACCGACAGGCAAGTATTGACCGACCTCTATAAGCGTCAGCAGCAAGCACTGACGGCAGCGTGGGAGAACCGTGCGCCAGATCTACCGTATAGCAGTCCTTATGAAGCGCTAGTGATGGCATCTATTATCGAAAAAGAAACCAGCGTGGCAAGCGAGCGTCCGTTGGTATCAGCAGTGTTCAATAACCGTTTGAACAAAAGCATGCGCATGCAGACTGATCCGACTATTATTTATGGTATGGGCAGTCGCTACGATGGTAATATTCGCCGCAAAGATATCGATGAAAAGACAGGTTATAACACCTATCAGATCGACGGCTTGCCACCGACGCCTATTGCGCTGCCCTCAGCAGCTTCTATTGAAGCGACTTTACATCCTGCTGACTCTGAGGCCTTGTACTTCGTAGCGACAGGCACGGGCGGACATAAATTTACCAACAGTTTGGCGGATCATAATAGAGCGGTGCAGGCGTATCTAAAAGTGATGCGTGAGAAAAAATCTCAAATTGCACCTACGGAAATTACTGAATAG
- the purC gene encoding phosphoribosylaminoimidazolesuccinocarboxamide synthase — translation MQKQKLLYKGKAKSVYETDDNDFVILHFRDDTSALDGKRIEQLARKGVVNNRFNAFIMQKLNDAGIETHLEKQLSDDEVLVKRMDMVPVECVMRNFAAGSLVRRLGLEEGCVLNPPTFELFYKDDALGDPMVNESLSVTLGWATEAQLAKMRELTYRVNEVLTALFDAGDLILIDFKLEFGVYHDRIVLGDEFSPDGCRIWDKTTKKKLDKDRFRQSLGDVIEGYEEVARRIGVPLN, via the coding sequence ATGCAAAAACAAAAACTGCTATATAAAGGCAAAGCTAAATCTGTCTATGAGACCGATGATAATGACTTTGTAATCTTACACTTTCGTGATGATACCTCAGCACTTGATGGTAAACGTATTGAGCAATTGGCGCGTAAGGGCGTCGTGAACAATCGCTTTAACGCTTTTATTATGCAAAAACTGAACGATGCAGGTATTGAGACTCATCTTGAAAAGCAGCTGTCTGATGATGAAGTATTGGTCAAGCGCATGGATATGGTACCGGTCGAATGCGTTATGCGTAATTTCGCAGCGGGTAGCTTAGTGCGTCGGCTAGGGTTAGAAGAAGGGTGTGTGCTCAATCCACCAACCTTTGAGCTATTTTATAAAGATGATGCGCTGGGTGATCCAATGGTCAATGAGTCGTTATCGGTGACCTTGGGCTGGGCAACAGAGGCGCAGTTAGCAAAAATGCGAGAGCTGACTTATCGAGTCAATGAGGTATTAACAGCGCTATTCGATGCTGGTGATCTAATACTGATAGATTTTAAATTAGAGTTCGGCGTATATCATGACCGTATTGTATTAGGTGATGAATTCTCGCCAGATGGCTGCCGTATTTGGGACAAGACTACTAAGAAAAAACTCGACAAAGACCGTTTCCGCCAGTCATTAGGCGATGTGATTGAAGGCTATGAAGAAGTCGCTCGCCGTATCGGTGTACCTTTGAATTAG
- a CDS encoding aminotransferase class IV yields MMSNKAQWLALYSQPNVAQTVLTPELSIIGNRGMAYGDGFFTTMAVLGGAVLWSAYHRQRLVSHAQALQLDIDSDCVLSAIQAHAEQLEQGIIKLIITRAEQPVRGYGFCADTTGRACEVWLKSTAMAIETPRQLSLLNGNKVSIQPAISAICLTSQLACLPPILAGLKSLNRLDNVLASGELQGVNTQSTQNAQLDSASHQYGEGLVRDMSGAWVEGTMSNIFYQLNNTINSKAINSLNTNTNTNTNTNTNTNTNTNTNTINDSELSNYLKKSQWYTPAMDQSGVRGVMRQVIIDSLAVSDRPVIVRSLTDDDLPHLSQLFFCNAVRGIMPASALTLLDGNVVHF; encoded by the coding sequence ATGATGTCAAACAAAGCCCAATGGCTAGCCCTGTACTCGCAGCCAAATGTTGCACAGACAGTGTTGACGCCTGAGCTTTCGATAATAGGCAATCGTGGCATGGCTTATGGCGATGGGTTTTTTACCACGATGGCGGTGCTGGGTGGTGCAGTATTGTGGTCAGCGTATCATCGACAGCGACTAGTGTCTCATGCGCAAGCGTTACAGCTGGATATCGATAGCGATTGTGTATTGAGTGCTATACAAGCACATGCTGAGCAGCTAGAGCAAGGCATAATAAAGCTGATTATCACCCGTGCCGAGCAGCCCGTTCGCGGCTATGGCTTCTGTGCTGATACGACAGGTCGCGCTTGTGAGGTTTGGCTAAAGTCAACTGCGATGGCTATCGAGACTCCTCGGCAGCTGTCATTATTAAATGGTAACAAAGTATCTATCCAGCCTGCTATCAGCGCTATTTGTCTAACCTCACAATTGGCTTGCCTGCCACCGATACTAGCAGGTCTAAAAAGTCTAAATCGACTCGATAATGTGCTGGCAAGTGGCGAGCTACAAGGTGTCAATACGCAAAGTACTCAAAATGCTCAGTTAGATTCAGCTAGTCATCAATATGGAGAGGGTTTAGTTCGTGATATGAGTGGTGCTTGGGTTGAGGGCACGATGAGTAATATTTTTTATCAATTAAATAATACGATTAATAGTAAAGCGATAAATTCTCTAAATACTAATACTAATACTAATACTAATACTAATACTAATACTAATACTAATACTAATACTAATACTATCAATGATTCAGAGCTTTCAAACTATCTCAAAAAATCTCAATGGTATACGCCAGCGATGGATCAGTCTGGTGTAAGAGGGGTCATGCGCCAAGTTATTATAGACTCGCTAGCGGTGTCTGATAGGCCAGTTATCGTGCGCTCATTAACGGATGATGATCTGCCTCATTTATCACAGCTGTTCTTTTGCAATGCGGTACGTGGAATCATGCCAGCCTCGGCGCTTACTTTATTAGATGGGAATGTGGTTCATTTTTGA
- a CDS encoding DpnI domain-containing protein, with amino-acid sequence MDLNFNQHLVKGYTSPSQIIRVLSENWVAEQGYCPNCSSQPLAEFGNNKPVADFYCAHCSEQFELKSKKAKLSNIINDGAYDTMLELIASDNNPSFFFLTYSKELAVNNFLIIPKHFFTATIIIKRKPLSATARRAGWVGCNIDLRQVPEAGKVFLVKNQTVMPRDKVTQQFKQTLFLRKQSNLARGWTLDVWQCIDKLNEKFNLQQVYAFAEELKLKHPDNNHIQDKIRQQLQILRDKGIIEFLGRGRYQKLR; translated from the coding sequence ATGGACTTAAATTTCAATCAGCACCTTGTTAAAGGCTACACCTCTCCTAGCCAAATTATCCGCGTCCTAAGTGAAAATTGGGTCGCAGAGCAAGGTTACTGTCCGAACTGTAGTAGCCAACCCTTAGCCGAATTCGGTAATAATAAACCTGTCGCTGACTTTTATTGTGCCCACTGCAGTGAACAGTTTGAGCTAAAAAGTAAAAAAGCTAAATTGAGCAATATTATCAATGATGGCGCTTATGACACGATGCTTGAACTCATTGCCAGTGATAATAATCCGAGCTTCTTTTTTTTGACTTATTCCAAAGAGCTTGCTGTTAATAATTTCTTAATTATTCCAAAGCACTTTTTTACCGCAACTATTATTATTAAGCGTAAGCCATTATCGGCTACAGCTCGCCGCGCAGGGTGGGTCGGTTGTAATATTGACTTACGCCAAGTGCCTGAAGCTGGCAAAGTATTTTTGGTCAAAAACCAAACCGTTATGCCTCGTGATAAAGTAACTCAGCAATTTAAGCAAACGCTATTTTTGCGTAAGCAAAGCAATCTTGCTCGTGGTTGGACGTTAGATGTTTGGCAGTGCATCGATAAGCTTAATGAAAAATTTAATTTGCAACAAGTTTATGCTTTTGCAGAGGAACTAAAGCTTAAACATCCTGACAATAATCATATTCAAGACAAAATCCGCCAACAGCTCCAAATACTACGCGATAAAGGCATTATTGAATTTTTGGGACGTGGTCGTTATCAGAAGTTACGTTAA
- a CDS encoding sodium:proton antiporter, with protein MDTALLLSGVVAIGIAAQWLAWYLKQPSILFLLLIGIIAGPILGIFDPDLVLGELMFPFISLGVAIILFEGSLTLEFDEIKQHGTVVQMLVSVGVLITIAIVALSTYLLFDVDPLIALLFGALVCVTGPTVIMPLLRSVRPNKTISNILKWEGIIIDPIGAIAVVLVYEYIISGGEASSILLFAKIVILATAIGMAGAWFLAFLMRRHMIPEFLRNVFTLAYVLLLFSISNHLEHESGLLTVTVLGVALANWPKFPRDTILEFNESLTILLISVLFIILAARVELASLMSVGFAGLVLLAIVMFIARPLSVWASSIGSNLRTNEKLMISWIGPRGIVAAAISSLFAIRLQEYDIQGVELLVPLVFMVIIGTVMIQGLGAKFVGNLLGVREPETNGILVVGSNPVALMVATSLKEQGFDVIVAHNNYTNIAGARMSGLRTYFGNPISDHADHHLDLIGIGHLFAMSMDREMNTLSEIHYRHEFGERSLYRLKFSEEKVKNERDDKQSNFSSQWMFGKDVTYTKLASMISRKAKIKITNITDSYSFEQYKADNKQFVPLYTVDKEGKLHVITDKFDGTVARDRKLIALVIEDEVQPKAVDVTAKQEQARIVADAHFEANSKAPEKRKEKALEDDNSNNEIAIGNTDIDTDTADNKDQIVSKGADDTIANSSQSKLNAGKTTLSTDSVATKPTATDANEADAAKQKSAQSIESKPAVDGSATPKNTTAESIEVIKSKANGSGSAPKTKKGSLDPKRLPDTDDSIDKVDSKDNAAKPDKSDLDK; from the coding sequence ATGGATACTGCTCTACTGCTATCTGGCGTAGTTGCAATAGGCATCGCGGCACAATGGTTGGCTTGGTACTTAAAGCAACCGTCCATTTTATTTTTATTGCTCATTGGTATTATTGCAGGTCCTATATTAGGGATTTTTGACCCTGACTTGGTGTTAGGCGAGCTGATGTTTCCGTTCATCTCTTTAGGGGTGGCAATCATTTTATTTGAAGGCTCATTGACCTTAGAGTTCGATGAGATCAAGCAGCACGGTACTGTGGTGCAGATGCTGGTATCCGTTGGGGTACTCATTACTATCGCCATCGTTGCGCTCTCAACCTATCTACTATTCGATGTCGATCCGCTGATCGCGTTGCTGTTCGGTGCATTGGTATGTGTGACTGGCCCTACGGTAATCATGCCGCTACTACGTAGTGTGCGGCCTAACAAGACCATCTCCAATATCCTAAAGTGGGAAGGTATCATCATTGATCCTATCGGCGCCATTGCGGTGGTATTGGTCTATGAATATATTATCTCTGGTGGCGAGGCTAGCAGTATTTTACTGTTCGCCAAAATTGTCATATTAGCGACGGCTATCGGTATGGCGGGCGCTTGGTTCTTGGCGTTCTTGATGCGTCGCCATATGATTCCTGAGTTTTTGCGTAATGTGTTTACGCTTGCCTATGTTCTTTTGCTCTTCTCAATCTCTAACCACTTAGAGCATGAGTCTGGACTATTAACCGTTACCGTACTGGGTGTGGCGCTAGCCAACTGGCCAAAATTCCCACGCGATACTATTCTAGAGTTTAATGAGTCCTTAACTATACTACTTATCTCTGTATTGTTTATTATTCTAGCGGCTCGTGTTGAGCTGGCAAGCTTGATGAGTGTGGGCTTTGCAGGATTAGTACTACTAGCTATCGTGATGTTTATCGCGCGTCCGCTGTCCGTTTGGGCATCCTCTATCGGCTCAAACCTGCGCACTAATGAAAAGCTGATGATTAGCTGGATCGGTCCGCGTGGTATCGTTGCTGCTGCCATCTCCTCACTGTTTGCTATCCGCCTGCAAGAGTATGATATTCAAGGTGTTGAGCTGCTAGTTCCACTAGTATTTATGGTCATTATCGGTACGGTCATGATTCAGGGTCTAGGGGCAAAGTTTGTCGGTAATTTGCTTGGCGTGCGTGAGCCTGAGACCAACGGTATTTTGGTCGTCGGCTCCAACCCTGTCGCTTTGATGGTGGCGACTTCTCTAAAAGAGCAAGGGTTTGATGTGATTGTGGCGCACAACAACTACACTAACATTGCAGGTGCACGGATGAGTGGCCTGCGTACTTACTTTGGTAATCCTATTTCCGATCATGCTGATCATCATCTTGATCTTATCGGTATCGGTCATCTGTTTGCGATGAGTATGGATCGCGAAATGAACACTTTATCTGAGATTCATTATCGTCATGAATTCGGTGAGCGTAGTCTCTATCGTCTCAAATTCAGTGAAGAGAAAGTCAAAAATGAGCGCGATGATAAACAGTCAAACTTCTCATCCCAGTGGATGTTTGGCAAAGACGTCACTTATACTAAGCTTGCCAGTATGATCTCAAGAAAGGCTAAGATTAAGATCACTAACATTACTGACAGCTATAGCTTTGAGCAATATAAAGCCGACAATAAGCAATTTGTGCCGCTCTATACTGTCGATAAAGAAGGCAAGCTGCATGTGATTACCGACAAGTTCGATGGCACAGTAGCACGCGATCGTAAGCTCATTGCCCTAGTCATCGAGGATGAAGTGCAGCCAAAAGCTGTGGACGTCACCGCCAAGCAAGAACAAGCGCGCATAGTAGCTGATGCACATTTTGAGGCCAATTCTAAAGCGCCTGAAAAGCGCAAAGAAAAAGCGCTAGAAGATGATAACAGTAATAATGAGATCGCCATTGGTAATACTGATATCGACACTGATACTGCTGATAACAAAGATCAGATAGTCTCTAAGGGTGCAGATGATACTATTGCTAACTCTTCTCAAAGCAAATTGAATGCTGGCAAGACAACGCTATCTACAGATTCGGTAGCTACTAAGCCAACTGCTACTGATGCAAATGAGGCTGATGCTGCTAAACAAAAGAGTGCGCAGAGTATAGAATCTAAGCCTGCTGTTGATGGTTCAGCGACACCAAAAAATACAACTGCCGAATCTATAGAGGTTATAAAGTCAAAAGCCAATGGTAGTGGTAGCGCACCTAAGACCAAAAAAGGGTCATTGGATCCAAAACGCTTACCCGATACCGATGATAGTATCGATAAAGTAGATAGTAAAGACAACGCTGCTAAACCAGATAAGTCAGATCTAGACAAGTAG
- the tmk gene encoding dTMP kinase — translation MTASNELKSASELGRFISFEGTEGVGKTTAIEALCARLQDNGIDYLRTREPGGSPFAERLRSILLDPATSIDDDTELLLLFAARCDHMQQVILPALSQGTWVICDRFTDSTIAYQGYGRAHGDSVMLTKIDTLIAQFIPQLPELTLWLDLPVDEGMARAGKRSVADRFEQQASDFFMRIYEGFSALADQHPDRIQLIDANGSSEEVNARIWQVISARFDLS, via the coding sequence ATGACTGCTAGTAATGAGCTCAAAAGCGCGTCCGAACTGGGACGCTTTATTAGCTTTGAGGGTACCGAAGGCGTCGGTAAAACCACTGCCATTGAAGCCTTGTGTGCACGCTTGCAAGACAATGGCATTGACTATCTGCGCACTCGTGAGCCAGGTGGCAGCCCGTTTGCTGAGCGTCTGCGCTCTATATTGCTCGATCCTGCCACTAGCATCGATGATGATACGGAGTTATTGCTTTTATTTGCAGCGCGTTGTGATCATATGCAACAAGTGATTTTGCCTGCCTTATCACAGGGCACTTGGGTTATCTGTGATCGTTTTACCGACTCAACCATCGCCTATCAAGGTTATGGCCGCGCTCATGGCGATAGCGTAATGCTAACCAAGATTGATACGCTAATAGCGCAGTTTATTCCACAGTTACCTGAGCTAACGTTATGGTTAGACTTGCCAGTGGATGAGGGGATGGCGAGGGCAGGCAAGCGCAGCGTAGCGGATCGTTTTGAGCAGCAGGCGAGCGACTTCTTCATGCGCATATACGAAGGTTTTTCGGCCTTGGCAGATCAGCATCCTGATCGCATACAGCTTATCGATGCTAATGGAAGTAGCGAAGAGGTAAACGCTCGTATTTGGCAAGTAATTAGCGCGCGTTTTGATTTATCGTAG
- a CDS encoding DpnD/PcfM family protein yields MTNEKELKTYQVEIIETLSRVVEIVAEDDSSAILKANEKYRNEDIVLYPDDMMDTEFIIY; encoded by the coding sequence ATGACAAATGAGAAAGAGTTAAAGACTTATCAAGTAGAAATAATTGAAACCCTGAGTCGAGTTGTTGAGATAGTAGCTGAGGATGATTCATCGGCAATTTTAAAAGCAAATGAGAAGTATAGAAACGAAGATATTGTGTTATATCCTGATGATATGATGGATACTGAATTTATTATTTATTAG